The following proteins are co-located in the Imtechella halotolerans genome:
- a CDS encoding GLPGLI family protein: MKKIFLTLSLLMVITLSAQNKEKIIKISYSAYPISTHDTPPEDSELFKIHPETVELAKGYQYKYSLYIDLQSNQSIYKLDTIIINKPAGTENVQYMVNDRLDFVIKKDANEVKKYEQIFQREFYSEGATEDIEWVLTDETKVISGMSCKKAVSKNKDMLLTVWYTDKVPVPYGPVNYFGLPGLVIWSEDFFWTTEIEKLGYADDFDFKKEMEKINTLFEENKKGKTINESLLIIKKAELVKSMIEQMQKS; this comes from the coding sequence ATGAAAAAAATCTTTCTTACTCTATCCCTGCTGATGGTTATAACCCTGTCTGCTCAAAATAAAGAGAAAATTATAAAAATAAGTTATTCTGCTTATCCCATAAGTACCCATGATACACCTCCAGAGGACAGTGAACTATTTAAGATTCATCCCGAAACTGTAGAACTCGCAAAGGGATATCAATATAAGTATTCTCTTTATATTGATTTACAAAGTAACCAATCTATTTATAAACTGGATACTATAATTATCAATAAACCGGCGGGTACGGAAAATGTACAGTATATGGTAAATGACCGGTTAGATTTTGTTATTAAAAAGGATGCTAATGAAGTAAAGAAATACGAGCAAATTTTTCAGCGAGAATTTTATTCCGAAGGGGCTACTGAAGATATTGAATGGGTGTTAACTGATGAGACCAAGGTTATTTCCGGGATGAGTTGTAAAAAGGCAGTTTCCAAAAATAAAGATATGCTGTTAACGGTTTGGTATACAGATAAAGTTCCAGTCCCTTATGGACCCGTTAATTACTTTGGTCTACCCGGGCTAGTAATATGGTCAGAGGATTTCTTTTGGACTACGGAAATTGAAAAGTTAGGATATGCAGATGATTTTGATTTCAAAAAAGAGATGGAAAAAATAAATACCCTATTTGAAGAAAATAAAAAAGGGAAAACCATTAATGAATCTCTATTGATTATTAAAAAGGCAGAATTAGTAAAATCAATGATTGAACAAATGCAAAAAAGTTAA